In Scomber japonicus isolate fScoJap1 chromosome 21, fScoJap1.pri, whole genome shotgun sequence, one DNA window encodes the following:
- the LOC128382490 gene encoding THAP domain-containing protein 6-like has protein sequence MPEHCAAYSCKNRLTVQNRAQGITFHKFPKDVRKKWEVALKREGFTASDSSVVCSEHFKQDDFDRTGQIVRLRDGVIPSIFSFPVHLKRPEKGRTTSTSRRAEESLSVAPQDAPQTSTSHPQPQPNDDHGYALPASPTSLKAKLNEALSRVESLEREKKNAMAREKRAKTTVKSLLGDLREKNLMNEELQEKLEFYSGGCVQWMTSQA, from the exons ATGCCTGAGCACTGTGCGGCTTATTCCTGTAAAAATCGTCTGACTGTTCAAAACAGGGCTCAGGGGATTACTTTTCACAA GTTTCCCAAAGATGTTAGGAAGAAGTGGGAAGTGGCTTTGAAGAGGGAAGGATTCACTGCAAGTGATTCATCCGTGGTTTGCAGTGAGCATTTTAAGCAGGACGATTTCGATAGGACAGGTCAGATTGTCCGACTCAGAGATGGTGTTATTCCATCCATCTTCAGCTTCCCGGTTCATCTCAAAAGA CCGGAAAAGGGCAGGACGACATCTACCTCCAGAAGAGCTGAAGAGAGCCTGTCTGTGGCCCCTCAGGATGCCCCACAAACTTCAACCTCACACCCACAACCTCAGCCTAATGAT GATCATGGCTATGCCTTGCCTGCTTCTCCTACCTCTCTTAAGGCCAAACTCAATGAAGCCTTATCAAGAGTGGAAAGTCTGGAGCGAGAGAAGAAGAATGCCATGGCCAGAGAAAAGAGGGCAAAGACCACAGTGAAGAGTCTTTTAGGAGATTTGAGGGAAAAGAACCTTATGAATGAAGAGCTCCAAGAGAAGCTTGAATTCTACTCAG gtGGCTGTGTTCAGTGGATGACAAGCCAGGCTTGA